One segment of Streptomyces sp. NBC_01454 DNA contains the following:
- a CDS encoding DUF397 domain-containing protein, with the protein MSEQKAELYEYDLSAAHWRKAKESGPEHNCVEITDLPGGGIAVRDSKNPHLEPLRYTATEWSMFRRAMVSGEL; encoded by the coding sequence GTGAGCGAACAGAAGGCGGAGCTGTACGAGTACGACCTCTCCGCCGCCCACTGGCGCAAGGCGAAGGAAAGCGGTCCTGAGCACAACTGCGTCGAAATCACCGACCTCCCCGGAGGTGGCATCGCCGTCCGCGACTCGAAGAACCCGCACCTGGAGCCGCTGCGGTACACGGCCACCGAGTGGAGCATGTTCCGGAGGGCCATGGTGAGCGGAGAACTCTGA
- a CDS encoding helix-turn-helix domain-containing protein yields MPHQPVEPTVRRRRLGQTLKKLRNDAGMTLEDAAVAMGWKVPKLSKIENARQNIRPAEVTALLKAYDVTDPEVFTALENLAKDAGKKGWWQTYSGVVSPAYADYISLEDDAEHIREWAPLAIPGLLQSAAYARETMTATSETRTSEEIVALAEVRQARQAVLTRPGNPLQLWAIIHEAALHTRFEVRPVTMREQLRKLLDVSELPNVTVQLMPMDSTAHPGMFGGFGLVRFPGPTPDVVLLENLSGATYVEGDGAQPFAHAVERIRAAALSVEDTLARITKLEEGHRK; encoded by the coding sequence ATGCCGCACCAGCCTGTTGAGCCCACCGTCCGCCGGCGGCGCCTGGGCCAGACACTGAAGAAGCTCCGCAACGACGCCGGCATGACCCTCGAGGACGCCGCCGTCGCCATGGGCTGGAAGGTGCCCAAGCTCTCCAAGATCGAGAACGCCCGGCAGAACATCCGCCCCGCCGAGGTCACCGCCCTGCTCAAGGCGTACGACGTCACGGATCCGGAGGTCTTCACCGCGCTGGAGAACCTCGCCAAGGACGCGGGCAAGAAAGGCTGGTGGCAGACCTACAGCGGTGTCGTCTCCCCGGCGTACGCGGATTACATCTCGCTGGAGGACGACGCGGAGCACATCCGGGAGTGGGCGCCGCTGGCCATCCCCGGACTGCTGCAGAGCGCCGCGTACGCACGCGAGACGATGACCGCGACCAGCGAGACGCGCACGTCGGAGGAGATCGTCGCCCTCGCCGAGGTCCGCCAGGCCCGGCAGGCGGTCCTGACCCGGCCCGGGAACCCGTTGCAGCTGTGGGCGATCATCCACGAAGCCGCCCTGCACACCCGTTTCGAGGTCCGGCCGGTCACCATGCGCGAGCAGCTGCGCAAGCTCCTCGACGTCTCGGAATTGCCGAACGTCACGGTGCAGCTCATGCCGATGGACTCCACCGCCCATCCGGGGATGTTCGGCGGCTTCGGCCTGGTCCGCTTCCCCGGCCCCACCCCAGATGTCGTGCTGTTGGAGAACCTCAGCGGAGCTACCTACGTTGAGGGCGACGGTGCGCAACCCTTCGCCCACGCGGTCGAGCGCATCCGCGCCGCGGCCCTGTCGGTGGAGGACACACTCGCACGGATCACCAAGTTGGAAGAAGGGCACCGCAAGTGA
- a CDS encoding ATP-binding protein, with protein MEGSTGSSTPGFYLQVRQAGFAVHMNASAAHLRSLRALADKTLCAAGLGGGISDAAQLVASELIGNAVRACGDHVPLVVEVDAEESGVSVKVHDPMGDRLPSRRPIALDDDKSEGGRGLGLVDILAPGWTVRPTPVGKQVVCRLPHSEGDLRG; from the coding sequence GTGGAAGGATCGACAGGGTCGTCGACGCCCGGGTTCTACCTGCAAGTCCGTCAGGCCGGGTTCGCCGTCCACATGAACGCCTCGGCCGCCCATCTGCGGTCCCTGCGCGCCCTGGCTGACAAGACCCTCTGCGCGGCCGGCCTGGGCGGGGGCATCAGCGATGCGGCCCAGCTCGTCGCCTCGGAGCTGATCGGGAACGCGGTACGGGCCTGTGGGGACCACGTCCCCCTGGTCGTGGAGGTCGACGCCGAGGAAAGCGGCGTATCGGTGAAGGTCCACGACCCCATGGGGGACCGACTGCCCAGCCGCCGCCCGATCGCGCTCGACGACGACAAGTCTGAAGGCGGGCGGGGGCTGGGGCTGGTGGACATCCTGGCACCCGGCTGGACCGTGCGCCCCACTCCGGTCGGCAAGCAGGTCGTGTGCAGACTCCCGCACTCCGAAGGAGACCTCCGTGGGTGA
- a CDS encoding protoporphyrinogen/coproporphyrinogen oxidase, with protein MPRSAHTPDSGRIVILGAGPCGLSCADELARLGHRDFVLLEAASAPGGLASSVVDEAGFTWDLGGHVVFSHFGEFDRLLAGLFTGEELLRHDRSSYIRYGDGWMPYPFQQHLHHLPPKDAAACLRDLLTARPDARGDSAAPADFATWLVTVYGQALVDRFFAPYNTKVWATPLEDMGSAWVAERLAPVDVEEILAAFVGTAAPARRWGPNATFAFPTSGGTGEIWHRIGAGRLRTRARAVAVDPATRAVTLAGGERIGYDRLVATGPLDQLAAMTATCPAPLRRAAGSLRHTTVAMVGLGYRTPTTDARSWLYFPQPDVPFYRATNFSKYAPANVPDAQVGAYSAWMTETSLTAGQGLDRDTLVRSCDQALRRHGLVPSQAPLASAHVEVIPYAYPVPALGRDEVLAQVMPWMEERDIYPRGRFGTWRYEIGNMDHAVKMGIDIARRLVNGTREELLVSAPSGLSVSAARVECRS; from the coding sequence ATGCCCCGCTCCGCGCACACGCCAGACAGCGGCCGGATCGTCATACTCGGGGCCGGACCATGCGGTCTGTCCTGCGCCGACGAGCTGGCCCGCCTCGGCCATCGCGACTTCGTGCTGCTGGAGGCCGCCTCCGCGCCGGGAGGGCTCGCCTCCTCCGTGGTGGACGAGGCCGGCTTCACCTGGGACCTAGGCGGCCACGTGGTCTTCTCCCACTTCGGCGAGTTCGACCGGTTGCTGGCCGGGCTCTTCACCGGCGAGGAGCTGCTGCGCCACGACCGCTCCTCCTACATCCGCTACGGCGACGGATGGATGCCCTACCCCTTCCAGCAGCACCTCCATCACCTCCCGCCGAAGGACGCCGCGGCCTGCCTGCGCGACCTCCTCACAGCCCGCCCGGACGCCCGCGGGGACTCCGCGGCTCCGGCGGACTTCGCGACGTGGCTGGTCACGGTGTACGGCCAGGCCCTGGTGGACCGCTTCTTCGCCCCGTACAACACCAAGGTCTGGGCGACGCCGCTTGAGGACATGGGCTCGGCATGGGTGGCCGAGCGGTTGGCCCCCGTCGACGTCGAGGAGATCCTCGCTGCGTTCGTCGGCACCGCGGCACCCGCGCGCCGGTGGGGCCCGAACGCCACCTTCGCCTTCCCCACGTCCGGCGGCACCGGCGAGATCTGGCACCGCATCGGCGCCGGCCGCCTGCGCACCCGGGCCCGCGCGGTTGCCGTCGATCCGGCGACCCGCGCCGTCACCCTCGCCGGCGGCGAGAGGATCGGCTACGACCGCCTTGTGGCCACCGGACCGCTAGACCAACTCGCCGCCATGACAGCCACCTGCCCGGCCCCGCTCCGGAGGGCCGCCGGGAGCCTGCGGCACACCACCGTGGCCATGGTCGGCCTCGGCTATCGGACACCGACCACCGACGCGAGGTCGTGGCTGTACTTCCCGCAGCCCGACGTGCCCTTCTACCGGGCCACGAACTTCAGCAAGTACGCGCCCGCCAACGTCCCCGACGCCCAGGTGGGCGCCTACAGCGCCTGGATGACCGAGACCTCCCTCACCGCCGGCCAGGGCCTGGACCGCGATACTCTGGTCCGCTCGTGCGACCAGGCGCTTCGCCGTCACGGCCTGGTGCCTTCGCAGGCGCCGCTGGCCAGCGCCCATGTCGAGGTGATCCCGTACGCCTACCCGGTGCCCGCCCTGGGACGGGACGAGGTCCTGGCGCAGGTGATGCCGTGGATGGAAGAGCGCGACATCTACCCCCGGGGCAGGTTCGGGACCTGGCGCTACGAGATCGGCAACATGGACCACGCGGTCAAGATGGGCATCGACATCGCCCGCCGGCTGGTGAACGGAACGCGCGAGGAACTCCTGGTCTCCGCACCCTCCGGTCTCTCCGTGTCTGCGGCCCGGGTGGAGTGCCGGTCATGA
- a CDS encoding glycosyltransferase family 4 protein, translating into MIASVVRVPWHTAHGGYDRLLDHLPEVRRITTPRHPNARRAFTAAHRVLGPRCPLPFYPPEHFATDLRVLASRQPAHVLYGDEQFWFSRHRTGPTAVTYHQPPDQLARLLPIKVWRSLAPQAEQIIVLDPYQQAFFCDLLPAQRVHLVPHGIDTAAFTPADAPLQPGRPLVLTVGWWLRDFHTLDAVHDLLHRRHGQDIELTVVTRQAASRPWHPAARILEGISEQELIALYRRAAFLLLPLTGASANNALLEALACGTPAVVTDIGGIRHYADEGPAAVHVPPGDAAAAADAADKLLAELGTADHTVRRAAARARAEFFAWPRVADDVRAVYQLLGEA; encoded by the coding sequence GTGATCGCCTCCGTCGTCCGCGTGCCCTGGCACACCGCCCACGGCGGCTACGACCGCCTCCTGGACCACCTGCCCGAAGTCCGCCGCATCACCACGCCCCGCCACCCGAATGCGAGACGAGCCTTCACGGCCGCCCACCGTGTACTCGGCCCCCGCTGCCCGCTGCCGTTCTACCCGCCCGAGCACTTCGCCACCGACCTTCGCGTCCTCGCCTCCCGCCAGCCGGCGCACGTCCTATACGGGGACGAACAGTTCTGGTTCTCCCGCCACCGCACCGGCCCGACCGCCGTCACCTACCACCAGCCGCCCGACCAGCTCGCCCGGCTACTGCCGATCAAGGTCTGGCGGTCCCTGGCCCCGCAGGCCGAACAGATCATCGTCCTCGACCCTTACCAGCAGGCGTTCTTCTGCGACCTGCTCCCGGCCCAGCGGGTGCATCTGGTGCCACACGGCATCGACACCGCCGCCTTCACCCCCGCCGACGCACCCCTGCAGCCCGGCCGGCCGCTGGTGCTGACCGTCGGCTGGTGGCTGCGCGACTTCCACACCCTCGACGCCGTCCACGACCTGCTGCACCGCCGCCACGGCCAGGACATCGAGCTGACCGTCGTCACCCGGCAGGCCGCCTCGCGCCCCTGGCACCCGGCCGCCCGCATCCTGGAAGGGATCAGCGAACAGGAGCTGATCGCCCTGTACCGGCGGGCGGCGTTCCTGCTGCTGCCCCTGACCGGGGCGAGCGCCAACAACGCCCTGCTGGAAGCCCTCGCCTGCGGTACCCCGGCCGTCGTCACGGACATCGGCGGCATCCGGCACTACGCCGACGAGGGCCCGGCTGCCGTCCATGTCCCGCCCGGCGACGCGGCGGCCGCAGCCGACGCCGCCGACAAGCTCCTCGCCGAGCTGGGCACCGCCGACCACACCGTACGGCGTGCGGCGGCCCGCGCGCGTGCCGAGTTCTTCGCTTGGCCGCGGGTCGCCGACGACGTGCGCGCCGTCTATCAGCTGTTGGGGGAAGCGTGA
- a CDS encoding NUDIX domain-containing protein: MTEPATATVRNAAKAVVLNDGRVLLQRAHWEGQDCYFLPGGGQHPGETLGTTVRREVLEETGLDVTPERLLWLREYIGANHGGAPEDHRVEAIFLCRPEGDPDKLGGHAEDDVQTGLEWVELEKVPGLNLLPHGLRTLIADLTHGEPPTRYLGDIA; this comes from the coding sequence GTGACTGAACCCGCTACCGCGACCGTCCGCAACGCGGCCAAGGCCGTCGTTCTGAACGACGGCCGCGTCCTGCTCCAGCGCGCCCACTGGGAGGGACAGGACTGCTACTTCCTGCCCGGCGGCGGCCAGCACCCCGGCGAGACCCTCGGCACCACGGTCCGCCGCGAGGTCCTCGAGGAGACCGGCCTGGACGTCACACCCGAGCGTCTGCTGTGGCTGCGCGAGTACATCGGCGCCAACCACGGCGGCGCCCCCGAAGACCACCGGGTCGAAGCGATCTTCCTGTGCCGGCCCGAGGGCGACCCGGACAAGCTTGGCGGCCACGCCGAAGACGACGTGCAGACCGGACTGGAATGGGTGGAGCTGGAGAAGGTGCCCGGCCTCAACCTGCTGCCCCACGGCCTGCGCACCCTGATCGCCGACCTCACCCACGGCGAGCCCCCCACCCGCTATCTCGGCGACATCGCCTGA
- a CDS encoding phosphotransferase family protein has product MSRIDGRVPDGATEITTGQANRVWYIGGREPYVLKHYSDPARAANEAAALRLLTHHHAPSPRLLHADVEGQPAWTAQSAVQAQPGPAEQFLDDLAGPLAAVHAIGGTHFGRLAGATRHPTWRDYLHDRLNLYTATTPDLATAAAALRRDLDRVNLDIEPRLLHHDLQPGHLVRTTDGLQLLLDWELAAFGDPISDRARLAVRLCLLSPQAVLAPGAAPAAHQRLDLYWRLHLLADAALATDPAVRAHALSLTARPPRRAQ; this is encoded by the coding sequence GTGTCGAGGATCGACGGCCGCGTCCCCGACGGCGCCACCGAAATCACCACCGGCCAGGCAAACCGCGTCTGGTACATCGGCGGACGCGAGCCGTACGTCCTCAAGCACTACAGCGACCCCGCCCGTGCCGCCAACGAAGCCGCCGCCCTCCGACTCCTCACCCACCATCACGCCCCCAGCCCCCGCCTGCTCCACGCCGATGTGGAGGGACAGCCGGCCTGGACCGCGCAGAGCGCCGTCCAGGCCCAGCCTGGCCCCGCCGAACAGTTCCTGGATGACCTCGCCGGCCCGCTCGCCGCAGTTCACGCCATCGGCGGAACCCACTTCGGGCGTCTCGCCGGAGCCACCCGCCACCCCACCTGGCGCGACTACCTCCACGACCGCCTGAACCTCTACACGGCCACAACACCCGATCTCGCTACCGCTGCGGCAGCCCTCCGCCGAGACCTCGACCGAGTGAACCTCGACATCGAGCCGCGCCTGCTCCACCACGACCTCCAACCCGGACACCTCGTCCGCACCACAGACGGTCTGCAGCTCCTGCTGGACTGGGAACTCGCCGCCTTCGGTGACCCGATCTCCGACCGCGCCCGCCTCGCCGTACGCCTATGCCTGCTCTCGCCGCAGGCCGTACTCGCCCCCGGGGCCGCTCCAGCTGCCCATCAGCGCCTGGACCTGTACTGGCGCCTCCACCTCCTCGCCGATGCGGCCCTGGCCACGGACCCAGCAGTCCGCGCACACGCCCTGTCCCTCACTGCTCGACCGCCCCGCCGCGCACAATGA
- a CDS encoding peptide deformylase yields MRPSQQMRDLGVVQYGAPILGEPARYFALPDERETAGTVVGQLLDAMERIRRAHDFSGKGLGVAAPQIGIGRAAAVIQRPGADPIVLLNPVITAASAEMDEKFEGCLSLFDVRVPVPRPLRITVETVTPDGSAATAVYERGEARLIAHEIDHLDGLVLLNRMRPGVKPVPVEEYRKRPEATGRAWSYE; encoded by the coding sequence GTGCGACCCAGCCAGCAGATGCGCGATCTCGGCGTCGTTCAATACGGCGCGCCCATCCTGGGTGAGCCGGCTCGCTACTTTGCACTCCCTGACGAGCGGGAGACCGCGGGTACCGTCGTCGGCCAACTCCTCGACGCTATGGAACGCATCCGCCGCGCGCACGACTTCTCCGGCAAGGGCCTGGGCGTGGCCGCCCCACAGATCGGCATCGGCCGGGCCGCAGCGGTCATCCAGCGCCCTGGGGCCGACCCCATCGTGCTGCTCAACCCCGTCATCACCGCCGCCTCCGCGGAGATGGACGAGAAGTTCGAAGGGTGCCTGTCACTCTTCGACGTGCGCGTCCCGGTTCCCCGGCCGTTGCGGATCACGGTGGAGACGGTGACGCCGGACGGCAGTGCGGCGACTGCGGTCTACGAACGCGGCGAGGCGCGGCTCATCGCGCACGAGATCGATCACCTTGACGGTCTCGTCCTGCTGAACCGCATGCGGCCCGGCGTGAAGCCGGTCCCCGTCGAGGAGTACCGCAAGAGGCCCGAAGCCACCGGTAGGGCCTGGTCGTACGAGTAG
- a CDS encoding TOTE conflict system archaeo-eukaryotic primase domain-containing protein gives MEDWYDCSDPAELRIRLDVALEENAELRAELAEVRAENLRLRSRPGVPAADAPRALPPVPEPPAPVITEGGHGLPYADATSGTEAKIALFRALFAGREDVYATRWVSAKTGRTGWSPAEDNPFAKNKNDAERVFWPLTDRAVYNHLSRPEPGARETHLGLYPLLADDTCRLLAVDFDGKDGSDWRGDAAAYASACHDAGVPALLEVSRSGAGAHVWTFFTAPVAAFTARTLGMALLRRAIDVRGQMTLSSYDRLFPAQDLLPTNAKGNARFGNLIALPLQGASRLKGTTVFCDPQTWEPYPDQFARLSQVERLSPTQVEALVGKLGEVKAGPSATAPVLPPKPRRRALGKAPEVVEARLSAMLAISTKGLPTALVAALKHTASFHNPEFYRRQSQRYSTWDTPRLVCSFDATDPDWIKLPRGLRDEAAQLIAVAGGTLTVTSELPDVEPINARFTGELTDVQARAVDAVTDHTSGVLVAPPGSGKTVMACALIAHHETPTAIIVNRSELLSQWQDRLATFLELDEGRVGSLGAGKDRRGHVVDLIMLQTLSHRDAPDGLLNGYGLVVVDECHAVGAQGAEAAIRKARAPRWIGLSATPYRADQMDPLITMQCGPIRHEIADTSTFTKHLIVHPTPFTTDEPGNDGASFQAIYTELAANSDRNTQIAADIADAARRGRCSLALTNRVEHLHQLATALATHGIEPLLLHGGMPPAERARVRARLTDEATTPLVLLAIDKLAGEGFDAPKLDTLFLTSPISFKGRVIQQVGRIMRNTESKKSHVEAHDYIDADVPWLERMHHKRRRILERRGFTATTPENLPQPPAYHPVVPARRRPEPSRTATRPPVAEVRRWAKDQGMDVLPRGRLRSDIWDTWHEAHPQAQPVS, from the coding sequence GTGGAGGACTGGTACGACTGCAGCGACCCGGCCGAACTGCGCATCCGCCTCGATGTGGCGCTCGAGGAGAACGCCGAACTACGCGCGGAGCTCGCCGAGGTGCGCGCCGAGAACCTGCGCCTGCGCAGCCGCCCGGGAGTTCCCGCAGCCGACGCGCCGCGGGCGCTGCCACCGGTCCCCGAGCCTCCCGCACCGGTCATTACGGAAGGCGGGCACGGGCTGCCGTACGCGGACGCGACCTCCGGCACGGAGGCAAAGATCGCGCTGTTCCGGGCCCTGTTCGCCGGCCGCGAGGATGTCTACGCCACCCGGTGGGTGAGCGCGAAGACGGGCCGGACGGGCTGGAGCCCCGCAGAGGACAACCCGTTCGCAAAGAACAAGAACGATGCCGAGCGGGTGTTCTGGCCGCTGACCGACAGAGCCGTCTACAACCACCTCTCCCGCCCCGAGCCCGGCGCCCGGGAGACCCACCTGGGGCTGTACCCACTGCTGGCAGACGACACCTGCCGCCTCCTTGCCGTCGACTTCGACGGCAAGGACGGCAGCGACTGGCGCGGCGACGCGGCCGCCTACGCCTCCGCCTGCCACGACGCCGGTGTCCCCGCCCTGCTCGAGGTCTCCCGCTCCGGGGCCGGCGCCCACGTATGGACCTTCTTCACCGCCCCCGTCGCCGCGTTCACCGCCCGCACGCTGGGGATGGCGCTGCTGCGCCGGGCGATCGACGTCCGCGGACAGATGACGCTGTCCAGCTACGACCGGCTCTTCCCCGCCCAGGACCTACTGCCGACGAACGCCAAGGGCAACGCCCGGTTCGGCAACCTGATCGCGCTCCCGCTGCAGGGGGCTTCCCGACTCAAGGGCACCACGGTGTTCTGCGACCCGCAGACCTGGGAGCCGTACCCCGACCAGTTCGCCCGCCTGTCCCAGGTCGAGCGGCTCTCCCCGACCCAAGTCGAGGCGCTCGTCGGCAAGCTCGGCGAGGTCAAGGCGGGCCCGTCGGCGACCGCGCCGGTCCTGCCGCCCAAGCCCCGGCGGCGCGCTCTGGGCAAAGCCCCCGAGGTCGTCGAGGCGCGCTTGTCGGCGATGCTCGCGATCTCAACCAAGGGCCTACCGACAGCCTTGGTCGCCGCGCTCAAGCACACGGCGTCGTTCCACAACCCGGAGTTCTACCGCCGCCAGAGCCAGCGGTACTCCACCTGGGACACCCCGCGCCTAGTCTGCTCCTTCGACGCCACCGACCCGGACTGGATCAAGCTGCCGCGCGGCCTGCGCGATGAAGCGGCCCAGCTCATCGCCGTCGCCGGCGGCACGCTCACGGTCACCAGCGAACTCCCGGACGTCGAGCCGATCAACGCCCGCTTCACCGGCGAGCTGACCGACGTGCAGGCCCGCGCGGTCGACGCGGTCACGGACCACACCAGCGGGGTGCTCGTAGCGCCGCCGGGCTCGGGCAAGACGGTCATGGCCTGCGCGCTGATCGCCCACCACGAGACGCCCACCGCGATCATCGTCAACCGCTCCGAGCTGCTGTCCCAGTGGCAGGACCGCCTGGCCACATTCCTCGAACTCGACGAGGGCCGCGTCGGTTCCCTGGGAGCGGGCAAGGACCGCCGCGGCCACGTGGTCGACCTGATCATGCTCCAGACGCTCAGCCACCGCGACGCCCCAGACGGCCTGCTGAACGGCTACGGCCTGGTGGTCGTCGACGAGTGCCACGCCGTGGGCGCACAGGGCGCCGAAGCCGCGATCCGCAAGGCCCGCGCCCCACGCTGGATCGGCCTGTCGGCAACCCCATACCGGGCGGATCAGATGGATCCGCTGATCACCATGCAGTGCGGACCCATCCGGCACGAGATCGCCGACACCAGCACCTTCACCAAGCACCTCATCGTCCACCCCACCCCGTTCACCACCGACGAGCCAGGCAACGACGGAGCCTCCTTCCAGGCGATCTACACCGAACTCGCCGCGAACTCCGACCGCAACACCCAGATCGCTGCCGACATCGCCGACGCCGCCCGGCGCGGACGATGCAGCCTGGCCCTGACCAACCGCGTCGAACACCTCCACCAACTCGCCACCGCCCTCGCCACACACGGCATCGAACCCCTGCTCCTGCACGGCGGCATGCCGCCGGCCGAACGGGCCCGCGTCCGCGCCCGCCTGACCGACGAGGCGACTACCCCGCTGGTGCTGCTGGCCATCGACAAGCTCGCCGGCGAGGGCTTCGACGCCCCCAAGCTCGACACCCTGTTCCTCACCAGCCCGATCTCCTTCAAGGGACGCGTGATCCAGCAGGTCGGCCGGATCATGCGCAACACCGAGTCGAAGAAGTCCCACGTCGAGGCGCACGACTACATCGACGCGGACGTGCCCTGGCTGGAACGCATGCACCACAAGCGGCGCCGCATCCTCGAACGCCGCGGCTTCACCGCCACCACCCCCGAGAACCTGCCCCAGCCGCCCGCCTACCACCCCGTTGTCCCCGCACGCCGCCGACCAGAGCCCTCACGAACCGCGACGAGACCGCCGGTGGCCGAGGTGCGGCGGTGGGCCAAGGACCAGGGCATGGACGTGCTACCGCGAGGCCGACTCCGCAGCGACATCTGGGACACCTGGCATGAGGCCCATCCCCAGGCACAGCCGGTCAGCTGA
- a CDS encoding homing endonuclease associated repeat-containing protein: protein MTLSAVQVPAPMKSGPVVYADQQLLHVLIRLAQGENTLGRRTFEQRRRGTDPSAPLYERRFGSWNRAVELAGLAVTEQPQQLQTATTKWTQEQLIAAIRQCLRETGFTTLAAYEAWRTDPADLKGDVPPATTIRFRMGSWSRATGLACG, encoded by the coding sequence ATGACTTTGTCTGCTGTGCAGGTCCCTGCGCCCATGAAGTCCGGGCCGGTCGTCTACGCCGACCAGCAGCTCCTGCATGTGCTCATCCGCCTGGCGCAGGGAGAGAACACCCTGGGACGTCGCACCTTCGAGCAGCGCCGCAGGGGCACCGACCCATCAGCTCCGCTCTACGAGCGCCGCTTCGGCAGCTGGAACCGCGCGGTGGAGCTCGCGGGTCTCGCCGTGACCGAACAACCCCAGCAGCTCCAGACTGCGACGACGAAGTGGACCCAGGAGCAGCTCATTGCCGCGATCCGGCAGTGCCTGCGGGAGACGGGATTCACGACGCTAGCGGCCTACGAGGCCTGGCGCACGGATCCGGCTGACCTGAAGGGTGATGTCCCGCCGGCCACCACCATCCGCTTCCGGATGGGCAGTTGGTCGCGGGCCACAGGGCTGGCTTGCGGCTGA